From Halobacillus sp. Marseille-Q1614, the proteins below share one genomic window:
- a CDS encoding DctP family TRAP transporter solute-binding subunit, giving the protein MLGLVAASAMSLMLAACGQNEEGNGGDGGGESYNWRFVTEEVEGQGQYEYAEEFAKRMKEKSDGQVNIDVYEFGGLGSETDQVEQLQNGTVEMAVMSPGFTGNMVNEGQIFALHFLFPDDVEKTQEILNTSEALNTDLRERYEEHSITPLSYWTEGAMQWTSNTPIESPDDFQSFKMRTQDSPLILESYKAYGADPTPMSWSELYTALDRNTVDGQENPIFFIGDASFHEVQDYMTISNHNNYVAMTTVNTDWFNGLPEEMQEMVNETTEEMQQWAFDEQQAQNEEWLETIKNDEENQTEIIELTEEQREAFREKAMPIRDYYIENVSGVDGAILEKLEKEIEEAESAE; this is encoded by the coding sequence ATGTTAGGATTAGTTGCAGCGTCGGCTATGAGCTTAATGCTGGCTGCCTGTGGTCAAAATGAAGAGGGCAACGGCGGTGATGGCGGCGGAGAAAGTTATAACTGGAGATTCGTTACGGAGGAAGTAGAAGGCCAGGGTCAATATGAGTATGCTGAAGAATTCGCTAAGCGCATGAAAGAAAAGTCAGATGGACAAGTGAACATCGACGTTTATGAATTTGGCGGACTAGGCAGTGAAACTGACCAAGTAGAACAGCTCCAGAATGGAACCGTTGAAATGGCGGTTATGTCGCCAGGCTTTACAGGAAACATGGTAAATGAAGGGCAGATTTTTGCATTGCACTTCCTATTTCCTGACGATGTTGAAAAAACACAGGAAATCTTAAACACGAGTGAAGCTTTAAATACTGATCTGCGTGAGAGATATGAAGAACATAGTATTACACCGCTATCGTACTGGACAGAGGGAGCGATGCAGTGGACATCCAACACTCCTATCGAAAGCCCTGACGATTTCCAGAGCTTCAAAATGCGTACACAGGATTCTCCTTTAATTCTTGAGTCCTACAAAGCGTATGGGGCTGACCCGACTCCGATGAGCTGGTCTGAGCTGTACACCGCTTTAGATCGTAATACAGTAGATGGTCAGGAAAACCCAATCTTCTTTATTGGAGATGCTTCATTCCACGAAGTACAGGATTATATGACCATTTCCAATCATAATAATTATGTGGCCATGACTACTGTAAACACAGACTGGTTTAATGGTCTTCCAGAAGAAATGCAGGAAATGGTAAATGAAACAACAGAAGAAATGCAACAGTGGGCGTTTGATGAGCAGCAGGCTCAAAACGAGGAATGGCTGGAAACCATCAAGAATGATGAAGAAAACCAAACAGAGATTATCGAGTTAACAGAAGAACAGCGAGAAGCTTTCCGTGAAAAAGCGATGCCTATCCGTGATTACTATATTGAAAATGTCTCTGGAGTAGATGGAGCTATTTTAGAGAAATTAGAGAAGGAAATTGAAGAAGCTGAATCAGCAGAATAA